The Pempheris klunzingeri isolate RE-2024b chromosome 16, fPemKlu1.hap1, whole genome shotgun sequence genome includes the window CCGGGTCCAGAGGATCCAGAAGCTCCGGGTCTTCATCAGCCAGCGGCTGAACGCGGCGCTCGAAGAGATTCTGACAGTTTTTGAGGAAACGATCGTGAAACACGAAGAAGAAGCGGCTCTTTGTCAGGAGGTCATCTCCCGCCAGCACGCGCTGCTCTGCGCGCTCCATAAACCGGTCATGGAGCCTCCGACATCAGGTGAGTCCGACTGGGCAGTTCAGGGGAAGGTTGAAGGGTCCGTTCGGGGCCAGGTTGGGCCAGATTTACGGGTGTTGGTGGTCTGGATCAGGAGTAAAGCTGTTTGGATGTGTCTGTTTCCTGCAGACGTCCTGATGCAGCAGCCGGACCCCCCTGAGCACCAGAACCAGGAGCACCAGCTTCACCTGGACGAGGCTGACATAATCCAGTTCACATACAAGCCCAGGAGTGCAGCGAGGCCAGGTCAGGACCCGTCAGCTACCAGGACCACCTGGGCAGAACTGGGACCAGCGGATCCAGATTCAGACGTCCAGACGTCTGAGACCGAAGACAGCGACGACTACAGCCGAGACACGACTGACACCAGAACCGCCTCAAACCAGCCAGAACCACAGGTGATCCGAGGACcaggagcagcacagagcagcaaagTCCGCAACCGAACCTTCAGGGCCCGCAGGGTCTTAGTCCAGCACCTGAAAGTCCaccagcaggaggcagagccgGAGCCGCAGAACCAGACCAGGACCAcgcagaggaggaaggggggccCGGAGAACCAGACCAGGaccacacagaggaggaagggggggctGGAGAACCAGAGCAGGATccgggagagagaggaggggggtcaTCAGAACTTCCAGCCCAACACAATCACCAGAATCCAACTGGGGGAGGACCCTCACACCTGTGATGACTGTGGAAAGAAATTCTTGCaggtgtggaggaagaggagacacaggtGCCCCCCACCTCAGAGGAAGAACCACCAGAGTCCAGAAGTAACCACACAGACCCCTTAAAGGTCAGAGTCtggttcagctttgttgttcatCTTTTCCTCGTGACGAATTCTCTTCTCTGTTAGTTCAGTTTCGTTTTTACACTGAAGCAGAGAAACGAGAAcagagaggctgctgggaaaaaCTGCAGGGAAACTATTGGGGGAGGGGGTTAcctgtgctcctgttgttggatTGGAACCAGAACTCTTCAGGATTGTAGACGGACAGATCTCCTGTTTGTTCTTCCAGTTTCTGTCTCTAACAAAGACATTTTCTACCTGGACTCAGACCCTGTCTACATCTGTTCACTTCCTGTCTACATCTGTTCACTTCCTGTCCACATCTGTTCACTTCCTGTCCACACAtgtccacttcctgtctacACATGTCCACTTCCTGCTCTGcctgaaaaataaacataatttgttCAAACTGTAAGTAAAATGTCCTCCGTCTTTTCTCAAACCACCTGGACAGAGACTGATGTGGACCTTTTGAGATCCCTCAGACCCTGAGGACAGAAATCccgcaggagtgtgtgtgtgtgtgtgggggggtctgaTTTTCTGCATTCATCTTTTCTGCTCTAATTGTTACATTCTCAGTCTCAGTTACAGCAaaggaggttggacagagagagagagacaacagcagctacagcactaACAACAGGAGTGAGACTAATAAATTATCACTATGgtaacaatgaaaaacatgatgagtggaCGACGATCTGCaacagtgattcatgaagcagagaaccacagcaggagaaccagaaccagagaaccacagcagcaggaccaggatccacaggaaccagagatccacagcagcaggaccaggaccaggatccacaggaaccagagaaccacagcagcagaaccagaaccaggatccacaggaaccagagaaccacagcaggagagccaggaccatgatccacaggaaccagagatcCACAGCAgtaggaccaggaccaggatccacaggaaccaaagatccacagcagcaggaccaggaccaggatccacaggaacctgagaaccacagcaggagagccaggaccaggatccacaggaaccagagaaccacagcaggagagccaggaccaggatccacaggaaccagagaaccacagcagcaggaccaggaccaggatccacaggaaccagagagatgagaaaagcacagaaaggctccggggaagataccaagttagtaacagacattaaggagacatgaagcatcaggatggagaggaagaggaggagagaggagcccagtgcatcatgggagtcccccggcagtctgagcctatagcagcataactaggagctggtccaagacctgatccagccctgaactataggcttcatcactaaggaaggtttttagtccactcttaaatgtagagagggttATGGGATGTAATTTTAAGACTTATggagtttatagtttttaattttcaaatctATGCACCATTTGACAACATGCAGCCTGctgaacatttaaaatcatgtttttaaagcGGTTGTGTTTAATATCACATCTGGTTTTATtgtgaatgtgtatttaaaTGGAGATAACCGGAGTAGAGACGTGTTGAGAGCTGAGGTGGTGACGTCACCAAGTCTGCTCCAGTCTGGACTTCTGAGTCCAGACTGGAGGACGAACTACCAACTACACAAgtctgaacttttttttttttttttttcaatgctttattgagaaaataaacaagtatGGCAACTTGATTTAACAGACATTGTAACAATATAAAGAGATTGCCAAGGGAACATCAACTTATctcaaaatataatacatacattTGGTGCGTCAACATAATAAATTCAGAGCAGATTGAGGTAGAGGTTAggtaaataaatctttaaaagaactaaattaaaataaaaagatagaTAAGATAATAATCACTgatatttcaatttcaattttcaatttatttgtatagcccaatatcacaacagagtgtctcacagtgctttacaaagttcactgaaataaacaagaagtgtaagcgaacaaacaatctaataaagagtccagcagtcgatgaggccaatggatcagtccggtggatcagtccgaggcatcacctgccctttatgaccctccttcttcgggaaggaaaaacccagtgggaaaagagaaacctccgggagcaccacaatgaaggagagatccagctcccaaggacggacaggctgtagcctcggacagacgcacatccattggctgatggagaaccgcatcagcaggaccaggaccaggatccacaggattcacaggaacctgagagatgaggaagcacagaaaggctccggggaagatagcaagttagaggcagacatttggctgacatgagacataaggatggagaggaagaggaggatagagaatagaggagcccagtgcaccaatggagtcccccggcagtctgagcctatagcagcataactaggggctggtctaaggactgagccagcccttaaatatatgctttgtcaaaaaggaaggtttttagtctgaTATCACAAGAGGCAATTCCTACTAATTTCAGCTATCCAATTCAGTTGGGAAATTTTTTAAGATATCATATAATTTCTGTGCTTTTAGACCTTTAAGAAGGTTTAAagatttcatatatattttaaattcattcagGAAAATAATTTTGGGGGATGTTTTCAGTACTCTGTTCTTATGGATAAAGAATTTTGCTAGAcagaattacattacagcataattcatcatttttgttttgcaagatCATACCAAAGGTTATATTGTCTCTAGAGATAGAAGCTGGAAGCAATGGAATTTTTTGTTTGATCCATTTGTGAATGTTAAGCCAAAACGTTTGTATTATACCACGAGAAAAATACATGGTCCGTAGTTTCAATatcatttttacaaaatatgcATATATTGTCATCAATATTAAAGCGTAGTCTGAGTAATTCTTTAGAAGGATAAATATTGTTCAGAATTTTAAAGTGCGTTTCTTTCGTTTTGGGGGGTATAGGGAATGTTAACGCCCCCGGAATTCCCATCACTACTACACTGGACGCAGAAAAATGACGTAATATTTGAGCGCCTGCAACGTCATCTTACGCAAAGACGTGAATGCAGGGATCCCGGAAGCATCCTCGCATTGTTTACATCCTCCTCTTTGTTCGGTGGAAATTCCGCCAGAATGTCCAAAAAACGGTCGAAAAGCAGCGAGAGCGGCAGCCTGCGGGCGGCGGTGGACGAGCAGCTGGCGGCGGCCGCGGAGGAGATCCTGTGGCTGCTGAGGGAGCGCAGACAAGCGGGAgtggagcagctgaagcagctgGTGACGGAACGGATCACCGCGGCCGTGGAGCACATCTTCACCGTGTTTGAAGCGACCAGAGCGGCCGAAAGAGGACGAGAGGAGCCCGGTGAGAGATCCGACAGGAGAGGCTAGAGACAGCTTAGACACCCGAGTCAGCGGGGTCCATTTACTGCCAGAGCTTTCAACCGCATTACGTGGTCTGTATGAGCCGACAGTGGTGTGTGGTGGCCTACAGGCATGTAGACACACTGTACACACGTGTGTCCACATTACACAAATGTACTGTATACTGGGGGGCTGCACTGGGTTGTGTGTCCCACCAAAGTTAAAGTTGGGGGGCCTGATAAACCAGCTTTACTGTAGTGCGGGGATGATAATACCACCTCCGGCCACTAGATGTCAGTAATAAGTCTCTACAGCCAGAGCAAAAAAAACTGGAGGAACGAGCATCCAATCACAAGGACATATCTGACAAataccagccaatcacagcacagcaggGTGGGACCGTGAAGCTGGAAATGTGTGTCCAGAGTTCAGAGGTTAGCATATGATAAACACAAGTTTCTGTTATTGTGACCAACTCAGCATCACTGTTAGCTTCACTGCTGGCGTCAGCATTAGCATAAGAGCCTGGTGCGGCTGGTGCTGACCTGACCAGCCTGGCAGGCCTACAGACATGAGCCCTGGTGAGGACGGAGAAGTCCTGCTGACAGAGAAGCTGCTGTTTGAGTAAACCAAATCTTTTAAAAGCATCAGAGTGAAGCTGCTTCACTGAAAACTCACCTGCTTGCTGCCACAGATGTGTCTGCTGCCCCGCTGAGCCGCTTCACTCTCTGACTGCGTCTTTCAAACATTAATGATCGAGCCTGGAAGTCAGCAACAATCCTGTAGGGCGAAAGTGATGACATCACATTCAGCTCGCTGCTCCAAGCTGTAACCGACAGGTCACATGATCTTCCATGTGTCGATGACAGGTCACATGGCCCATCATTTGTTCGTGGTAGTCTTGTATTGATGAAGCGACTTGATGTGGCGACTGGCTGCTTCTACTTCCTGCCTTCCGGCACTCACTGTTAGTGACTCGGCATCCTGCTAGCATGACGTTAGTTTTGTGGCTGACGGCTGAATTAAGCAGATTAGAAATATCTCCTGTCTGAGGCTCGTCCTATCTACTGGAGGAAAGAACAGCGTTTCCATTGTAGAAGAACCTTATAGGATGGGGATGACTgctccaggtattagtcagaccctcaggtgtTACCAGGGAAACCGAGCTATGCCTTTAGATTTTGacttaaaaacagattaaatagATGGAGAGATAGATTTATTCATCAAATCACTTAAAGTCAAAATTCAGTTCAGCATAAGTGAATGAATGACTTTTTGCTTGCCAGGTGACCACAGGGTGTCAGAGGGACGAAACCTGACGAGGTTCCATAACCAGGAATTAATGGACTCTGCAGAGACAACTGATCAGCCTCCACGTCGTCCATtcattcctgataatggacacctggTCAGGCATTAGTACATAATATATACAATGTACCGTTTACAGTGTATATgatgtatatatactgtatgtatgtgtataatGTGGTCAGACTTGTCCATCTGAGTGTCCAGAGGCTGAAtggtgaactgtccctttaactgTCTCgctgtgtctcctctgcagaGTTGTGTCTGTCAGTTGGTGTCCACGGTCTCTGTGATGAAAACCCTCTGAAGCCCAACGTCTCTGTGGACGACCGACGGAAGGAACCTCTGCCCAGCACTTCCTCCAGGCTGGAGGACAGCTCTGACACGGACCAGCGCCCGGCCTCTCCGAACGATCTGGccgatgaggatgaggaggatgaaggggcGGCGCCTCACTGCTGCAAAGTGTGCGGGAAGTCGTTCGACAGGAAGGGCTTTCTGATGAAACACGTGGAGAAGCACCTGAAGGAGGCAGAGTGTTTGTGCGGTCTGTGCGGTGAGCGTTTGGAGTCCAATAATGGCTTGCGGCTGCACCTTCAAACGCACcgtgacagcagcaggacctgTGACATCTGCGGCAAGAAGTTCCCATCGATTCGAGCGCAGGAGACTCACCTGAGGCTGCACACCGGGGAGAAACCCTTCACCTGCCACGTCTGCGGCAAAGGCTTCAACCAGAAGGGCAACATGGTGACACACATGAGGATCCACACGGCAGAGAAACCGTTCAGCTGCACTGTCTGCCACAAAGACTTCAGCCACGCTGGCTCTCTGGAGCGCCACATGAAGGCCCATGACGGACACACACCCTTCACCTGCCACATCTGTGGGAAAGACTTCAACAAGAGCGCTGAGCTCAGGCGACACGTCCGAAGCCACGAGGCTGCCACCAACGACACGCCCAGTGTTAGGAGCAGACGCAGGAAACCCAGTCTGACTCCGTCTCACTGCTGCAAGGTCTGTGGGAACGCCTTCCACAACCGCGGGAACTTTGTGCGACATGCAGAGACTCATGTGAAGGATCCTGAATGCCGCTGTGGCGTTTGCGGTGAGCAGGCGGAGTCCTCAGAGGCTCTGCAGCTCCACATCCAGAGCCACAGGGAGACCAGCAGGATCTGCGACATCTGCGGTATCAGCTTCAGGGACATGGAGATCCACATGAGGACACACACCGGCCAGAAACCCTTCAGCTGCAAAGACTGTGGCAAGGACTTCCCCCGCAAGGGCTCGC containing:
- the LOC139215057 gene encoding zinc finger protein 271-like → MSKKRSKSSESGSLRAAVDEQLAAAAEEILWLLRERRQAGVEQLKQLVTERITAAVEHIFTVFEATRAAERGREEPELCLSVGVHGLCDENPLKPNVSVDDRRKEPLPSTSSRLEDSSDTDQRPASPNDLADEDEEDEGAAPHCCKVCGKSFDRKGFLMKHVEKHLKEAECLCGLCGERLESNNGLRLHLQTHRDSSRTCDICGKKFPSIRAQETHLRLHTGEKPFTCHVCGKGFNQKGNMVTHMRIHTAEKPFSCTVCHKDFSHAGSLERHMKAHDGHTPFTCHICGKDFNKSAELRRHVRSHEAATNDTPSVRSRRRKPSLTPSHCCKVCGNAFHNRGNFVRHAETHVKDPECRCGVCGEQAESSEALQLHIQSHRETSRICDICGISFRDMEIHMRTHTGQKPFSCKDCGKDFPRKGSLERHMKLHAGERPYICEFCGKTFIENTVLKRHIKSHTGGKPRIYSCDVCGKKFTMSQHLDVHKRIHTGEKPYTCRVCGKNFRQIGNLDSHMRIHTGEKPFICSLCGKRFRQKISLETHERFHKKEKPFSCQLCSKGFVQKIDLKRHMLTHTGEKPYSCRVCGKSYQEKRSVDSHMKVHRAERAAKELEGTASMKRQDGVHSDFIQL
- the LOC139215070 gene encoding uncharacterized protein, with protein sequence MSRVQRIQKLRVFISQRLNAALEEILTVFEETIVKHEEEAALCQEVISRQHALLCALHKPVMEPPTSDVLMQQPDPPEHQNQEHQLHLDEADIIQFTYKPRSAARPGQDPSATRTTWAELGPADPDSDVQTSETEDSDDYSRDTTDTRTASNQPEPQVIRGPGAAQSSKVRNRTFRARRVLVQHLKVHQQEAEPEPQNQTRTTQRRKGGPENQTRTTQRRKGGLENQSRIREREEGGHQNFQPNTITRIQLGEDPHTCDDCGKKFLQVWRKRRHRCPPPQRKNHQSPEVTTQTP